A window of the uncultured Methanobrevibacter sp. genome harbors these coding sequences:
- a CDS encoding cation-translocating P-type ATPase produces MNLTRNQKIDILLIALSALSLILSFTLSINYISWIAVALCGIPIFKECIEGLITEFDIKADLLVTIAIIASVIIGEVFAAGEIATIMAIGGFLEEYTVSKTQGRIEELVKMTPRVATRIKNGIEEKIPVEKVEIGDILKVLPGESIPTDGTIIAGETSIDQSTLTGESLPVDKKENDQVFSGTTNLYGSFSMETTKVSEDSALQRLIKLVESASPENSKIVRQADKWATLIVVIAFTASILTYLFTFEVIRSVTILVVFCPCALVLATPTAIMASIGNLTKHGILVKDGESIEELSRIDELAFDKTGTLTYGVPEVVEVISDKPKEMLYLLTSLESKSEHPLAKAIVKYYDSNELAEVNDFKMHIGMGVTGTVNNLKVIAGNKKLLKQENISLKYDKEPENNEIEIFVAKEDEVIGKVLLADTLRESSKRTIKQLKRLRIRTTLLTGDNEKTAKAIAEQVKVRRVRANCLPEDKMNYIKQEQILGNKIAMIGDGLNDAPSLKKANVGIAMGNIGSDVSVEAANIALIKDNIEDIPHLIGIARKTIKTINISIAFALILNVVAMALAIMGLLGPIAGALVHNIGSVIVIIYSTTLINYKISDKDYMKSKKLGITKTLNNRMT; encoded by the coding sequence ATGAACCTGACAAGGAACCAGAAAATTGATATTTTACTGATTGCACTATCAGCATTAAGCCTGATTTTAAGTTTCACATTATCTATCAATTACATTTCATGGATTGCAGTGGCATTATGCGGAATACCAATATTTAAAGAATGTATTGAAGGATTAATAACAGAATTTGATATCAAAGCAGATTTGCTCGTAACAATTGCAATCATCGCATCAGTGATCATTGGAGAGGTTTTTGCTGCGGGCGAAATTGCAACAATCATGGCAATTGGAGGATTTCTAGAAGAATATACCGTATCAAAGACTCAGGGAAGAATAGAGGAACTTGTCAAAATGACTCCTCGAGTTGCAACAAGAATTAAAAATGGAATTGAAGAGAAAATCCCTGTCGAAAAAGTGGAAATAGGAGACATACTGAAAGTGCTTCCAGGAGAAAGCATTCCAACAGATGGAACAATAATAGCCGGTGAAACCTCAATTGACCAATCCACATTAACCGGAGAATCCTTGCCAGTAGATAAAAAAGAAAATGACCAAGTATTCAGCGGAACAACAAACCTTTACGGATCGTTTTCAATGGAAACCACAAAAGTGAGTGAAGACAGTGCACTTCAAAGACTGATAAAATTGGTAGAATCCGCCTCTCCTGAAAACTCCAAAATAGTCAGACAGGCAGACAAATGGGCAACCCTGATTGTGGTAATCGCATTTACCGCCTCAATATTGACATACCTATTCACATTTGAAGTAATAAGATCAGTTACAATCCTGGTCGTATTCTGTCCGTGCGCACTGGTGCTTGCAACACCAACAGCAATAATGGCATCCATTGGAAACCTGACAAAACATGGAATTCTTGTTAAAGATGGGGAGTCCATAGAAGAGTTGTCCCGAATAGATGAGCTGGCATTCGACAAAACCGGAACATTGACATATGGTGTTCCCGAAGTGGTCGAGGTCATATCCGACAAACCTAAAGAGATGTTATATCTACTCACTTCCTTGGAATCCAAATCCGAACATCCACTTGCAAAAGCAATAGTCAAATATTATGACAGCAATGAATTAGCGGAAGTTAATGACTTCAAAATGCATATCGGGATGGGAGTTACCGGAACAGTGAACAACTTAAAAGTCATTGCAGGAAATAAAAAGCTATTGAAACAGGAAAACATTAGTTTAAAATATGATAAAGAACCTGAAAACAATGAAATTGAAATATTTGTGGCAAAAGAAGATGAAGTAATTGGAAAAGTTCTTTTAGCCGACACATTGCGTGAAAGCTCTAAAAGAACAATCAAACAGCTGAAACGTTTAAGAATCAGAACCACTTTACTCACAGGAGACAATGAAAAGACTGCCAAGGCAATAGCCGAGCAGGTGAAAGTCAGAAGAGTAAGGGCAAATTGCCTGCCCGAAGACAAAATGAACTATATAAAACAGGAACAAATTCTTGGAAACAAAATCGCAATGATTGGTGATGGGCTAAACGATGCCCCCTCACTTAAAAAGGCAAATGTCGGAATAGCAATGGGCAATATCGGAAGTGACGTGAGTGTCGAAGCCGCAAACATAGCCTTAATAAAGGACAACATAGAAGACATTCCCCATTTAATTGGAATTGCAAGAAAAACCATAAAGACAATAAACATAAGCATTGCATTTGCACTGATATTGAATGTCGTTGCAATGGCACTGGCAATTATGGGACTACTCGGACCAATTGCCGGAGCATTGGTTCACAATATCGGATCCGTGATAGTAATCATATATTCAACAACCTTAATTAACTACAAAATTTCAGATAAGGATTACATGAAAAGCAAAAAGTTAGGCATAACTAAAACTTTAAATAATCGAATGACATAA
- a CDS encoding metal-sensing transcriptional repressor, whose amino-acid sequence MKECMDSENLHRRIKKIIGQLNAIDRMIDEDIPCEQILMQINASKSALHKVGHIIVEGHLEHCVKQAIEENDADEAIGDISSILEYYSRL is encoded by the coding sequence ATGAAAGAATGCATGGACAGTGAAAATCTACACAGAAGAATCAAAAAAATCATCGGCCAACTGAATGCAATTGACAGAATGATCGATGAAGACATACCTTGCGAACAGATATTAATGCAGATAAATGCATCAAAATCAGCATTGCATAAAGTAGGGCACATTATTGTTGAAGGCCATCTCGAACACTGTGTCAAACAGGCCATTGAAGAGAATGATGCCGATGAGGCAATAGGGGACATTTCATCAATTCTAGAATATTACTCCAGACTTTAA
- a CDS encoding heavy-metal-associated domain-containing protein, which yields MAEKEIKVVGMHCPSCVKAVELCLEDVDGIDSAKADLDSGVTTITVSGDVSDADINDAVEEAGFKVE from the coding sequence ATGGCTGAAAAAGAAATCAAAGTAGTGGGTATGCACTGCCCATCATGTGTAAAAGCTGTTGAATTATGTTTAGAGGATGTTGATGGAATTGATTCTGCAAAAGCAGATTTAGATTCCGGTGTAACAACAATTACAGTGTCCGGCGACGTAAGTGACGCAGACATTAATGATGCTGTCGAAGAGGCAGGTTTTAAAGTAGAATAA